The genomic DNA ACCTGATTACCAGTTTTCCGCTTCTGGTAAAATAGGCCTGATGTACAATCAGCAGTCTCGGCCCCAGCTTCCGCGCCTCAGCTCACGCGACACCCCCCTCACGATCATCCTCATCGGAGCCAGTGCCCTCACTTTTCTGCTGGACTTCTTTCTGCGCGGCGACTGGCTGATTCGTGGCCTCGCCCTGACTGCCGAGAGCCTCCACTTTCCCTGGACCGTGGTGACGTGGCCGCTGCTGGGAACGGGGCTCTTGGGGACGATCTTCACGGGGCTGTGGGTCTGGACCCTGGGCGGAAGCATGGAGCGCGCCTGGGGCACCGAGCGCCTGCTCAAGTTCTTCCTCGCCACGACCCTGGTGACCAGCCTGACGGTACTGCCGGTGCTCCTCCTGCTGGGCACGCGGGGGGCTGTCTTTGCCGGACTCAGTATCGGCTTCTCCCCAGTGGCGCTGGCCTGGTGCTGGATCAACCGGCGGGAGACGATTCTCTTTAACTTTATCTTTCCCATCCCGGCGCTCTGGATCGCGGCCCTGACCGCGGCCTTTGTGTTCTTTGGGACAGCATCGGCGCTGGGCAATCCCTTTGCCGGCTTCGCGGGCCTGAGCGGGTGCGCGGCAGCGTGGTGGTGGGTGCGCGGCGGGCAGGAGTGGGCGGAGAAGCGCTTTGGCAAGCACAAAAATACCCCGAACCTGCGCTTTGCGGACCTAGACAAGGACATCCGTGGGGCCCGCCCTACCAACAACCCGTTTAAGAAGGCACGTGAGGAGCGCGAGCGCCAGGAGAGGGATAAGAAAATCGCCGAGATGTTCCGAAACTCAGGCTACAAGGATGAGCAAGAATGAGTCTGGCTAGGCGGCTTGCCGCAGCGGCCGGGGCGACTGCGGCAGCGTTTCTCGGAAGAAAAGCCGCACGTAAGCTCCTGCCCCTGGTCGAGGTCGCGATCACGCCCGTGGCGCTGGGGGCGGCGGTCTCGGCGGGGGCGGTGGCCCTGTTCTTTAATATCGCCGACGATATCCGGGGGCAGGATGGGGTCTGGCGCTTCGACCACGATGGTCTCAACCTAGCGGAGTCCCTGCGCACCCCCGAACGAACGGCGCTGATGCGGACGGTATCGGATCTTGCGCGCCCGGATATTATGTCTGCCCTCGGGGCCGCGAGCATGATTATCGCCTGGCGGAGCAAGAAGTGGCGCAACGAGGCGGTCTTGATGGCGGTGGTGCTCTCGGGCGGCGGTGCGATTATCGGGACGATCAAGTACCGGGTCGGGCGGCAGCGTCCCAACCTGGTCGAGGCGCTCGCGGTCGAGGAGACCTTCTCGTTTCCGTCGGGCCACTCGTTTATCGCGCTGTGCTTCTACGGAACCCTGGCCTACTGGTGGATGAAGGGCAAGCCTCTCAAGCAGCGGCTCTGGATCGCGACCCTGGCGACCAAGTTTATCGCCCTGATCGGAGCGAGCCGTGTCTACCTGGGAGTCCACTACCCCAGCGATGTCCTGGCAGGCTACGCCGCGGCGGTTCCCTGGCTCACGGCGTGCCTCACCGCCTACGAAAAGTACGAGCGACAGGTCGCTCTGCTGGAGTCTCGGGACTAGCCAATGCTCAGCACACGCCTCCTCCACCCCGAGATCCTCCGTGCCCTGGCGATGGCGGGCCACCGTGCGAAGGTGCTCATCACCGACGGTAACTACCCGCACAGCACGAAGTCCAACCCCGCCGCGACGCGGGTCTTTCTGAACCTCGCACCGGGAACGGTAAAGGTCACCGAGGTGCTCGCGGCCCTTACGAGTGTCATCCCCATTGAGAGTGCCGAGGTGATGCAGTCCGAAGATGGCACCGAGCCCCCGATCTGGTCGGGGTTTTGCGCCCTGCTCCCCGAGCTCGCCCTCACCGAGCGCCCCCTCCCCGCGTTCTATACCGCCGCCCTCGCCCCCGATGTCGCACTCCTGATCGCGACCGGCGAGCAGCAGCCCTACGCCAATCTCCTCCTCACCATCGGTGTCCTCTGGCCCGAGGACTCGGCCCACGACAAAGCCGCAATTGTAAAATAGCCCGTTTTTTTCGGGCAGTGCGAGGGGTTGAAAATCCCTCGCCTTCGTTCGCCCCACCGCTTGTAGGACATGCGCCCATTTTTTCGTCTTGCCTTGACAGCGCGTCTGTCTTTCGATAAACTTTGCAAAACAAAGTACTTTGATTAAGGCTGTTAAAAATGCAAGACTGGCTCGACTACTTCCAGGCACGACGTGCGACCCGCCCCCACTTTTCGTTTACGCCACCGGCGCTCTCTCGCATGACCGAGCAGGCGCTCGTGCACTCGCTGCGCCGCTTTGAGCTTGGGGAGTCCGGTGATGGCAACCGCCTCAAGGCGCATGCCGCCGCCCTTGGGGAGCCCGCCTATGAACAAGCGATCGCTCTCTTTATCCAGGAGGAGCAAGACCACGCACGGTGGCTTGGAGAGCTACTCGCGACCCTCAATGTCTCCCCGCTAACCTGGCACTGGAGCGATGCCCTCTTTGTTTGGTTGCGGCGGCGGATGGGGCTCAAGACGGAGCTCTGTGTGTTACTGGTAGCGGAGATGATCGCCAAGCGCTACTACGCCGCCCTCCGCGCTGGGATCCCCGACGAAGAGTGCCAGCGGCTCTTCGCGCAGATCTGTCTCGATGAGGAGGGGCATCTCGCGTTTCATACAGCCTACCTCACCGAGGCCTTTCGGCCATGGTCAGCCCCCGCGTGCCTCATGATCTGGCTCCTGTGGTGGGGCTTCTACCGGGCCGCCTGCCTTGCGGTCCTGCTCGACCACCGCGCCATCTTAAAAGCGACCGGTGTCTCTCCCGCGCGGTTCTGGAGCGATACGGGGCGCATCTTTGCCGGAATCTCGGGGCAGATCTTCGGGGGTGAGGGAGTGGCCGTCTGCACGGGCACTCCCCACCTACCGGAGCCTCAGTCGATATAGAGGAACTCGTTGGTCATCAGGAGCGCTTGGGCATAGCGCTCCCACTTGCTCAGAGGCACCGGGGGAGCGGGAGGCGGCCCGCCAAAGTCGCGTTCGGCGCGCCAGGCCTGGCGCTTGGCCCCCGTGAGGGTGACCGCAGGTGCCCAGGCAAACCCGTCGGTGTTCTCGTTGGTGCGGCAGTCCACCACAAAATCGAGCGTGTCGCCCCGCTTGACCTCGACCGCGGTGAGCTTTGTCTCCGCCTGGCTCTTCTGGGCGATCCACTCCCCCAGCACGCCGTTGCGCGAGTGCACAATCCGCCCCCGCACCCCATCACCCACGGCTCCAGGGTGGTTGAGGGTCCCACTCACATTCACCGTGCCCTCGAGCGGGCTCACCCAGCGGCGGATCACCTGGTGCTTCGGGTCGCCGGGGTGTCCGCCCTCGCGGCTCAGGAACACCCAGCCATCGACAGGGTCCGGGAGCTTTGTCCCCACTCGCCACTGGCCGTCGATAAAGGCCTTGAACTCATGAAACGCCGCGGTCCGTCCTTGGGCATCATCGACCAGCCCCCAGCCGTAGCGCCATGCTCCACCACTCTGCGAGTCCGCCTTGAGCGCGGCCTTGTCGGGGGCGATGAGATACGAAAGCGCCAGATCCAGCTCCGCCTTGGTGGGAGTCCGGCCCAGGAGCCGCTTGTAGAGAACCACCACCTTCTCGGTCTCGTCCTTGCCCGTCACCGCGCTTGCCAAGGCGCGTGCCTGATCGGCGGCGAGCGGCGAGTTCATCAGGAAGAGCGCTTGCTGGGGCACGATGGTCTTGAAGCGCTGGGGGCTGCTCTGATCGGGCGTGGCAAAGTCCAGGGTCTTGAAGATTCCGGGGAGGTTCTGGCGCTCGATAAAGCCGTAGACCGCACGGCGCTTGGTGTAGCTTCCCGTCCAGAGCTCCTCACTCTTGCCGCCCACCTTACTCATGTCCAGCGTCCCTGCCGCCAAGAGCAGGCTATCGCGCAGCTGCTCCATCTCCAAGCGCCGCCGGTTCTGTCGCCCGTAGAGCCGGTTCTCTGGGTCTTTGAGAAACGCGGCCTCGGTGGCATCGCTGCTCTGCATCCAAGTCGCCGAGAGCAGGATCTTCTTATGGAGCTTCTTGAGGCTCCAGCCCTCTTCCATCAGGCTAGACGCTAGCCAGTCCAGCAGCTCCGGGTGGGTGGGTTTCTCCCCTTGACGTCCAAAGTCCGACGGCGTCCGTACGATCCCGGTGCCAAAGTGCAGGAGCCAGATACGGTTTGCGATCACACGGGCAGTGAGGGGGTTGTTCTTGTCCGTGATCGCTTTGGCGAGCTCCAGCCTCCCCCCCGTGGGGAACTCGGGCTGGTTGTCCCCCGCGACACAAGTCAGGAAGTGGCGTGGGGCGGGATCGCCGGGACTGCCAGGATTTCCTCGCTTGAAGACCACGCCCGGCCGCGGGTTTCCCTCACGCAGGGCATGGGCAAACTCAGGCTTGGGGGGATAGCTCCCCTTGAGCGTCTCCATGGTCTTGTCAAGCTCCGCCAGCCGGTCTCTCTTGGCGGGATCGAACGACGGTAAGAGAGCCGTGCGCTGCGCGTCGTTGGGGAGCTCATTCTCCCGGAAGCCCTGGAGAGTTTTCTGTAGCTCCGGTGTCGCGGTCCCTGCCTTCACGGTCTCCCGCAGGCGCTTGACCTCGCTACGAAGGGTCGCCTCTCGCTCGTTCTTGGCCGCTTGGAACTTTCCATCGTGCTGCTCGTACGGTTCGCGGACCGCCTTGGGGGAGATCGCTGGCTCGTACTCGTCGCTAGAGGCAAAGATCGCGTAGAGCCCGTAGTAGTCCTTGGCGGGGATGGGATCGAACTTATGGTCGTGGCAGCGCGCACAGGCGACCGTCATGGCCTGCATCCCACGCATCGTCACATCAATCCGGTCGTCGATGATGTCGTGGAGGTTATTGATAAAGCGCCGCCCAAGGGTCAGATACCCCAGTGCCGCCAGATGATGCCGGTCGTCGCCCTGCACCAACCGGTCCGCCGCGAGCTGGTACTGCAAGAACTGATCGTAGGGCAGGTCCTCGTTGAACGACTGGATCAGCCAGTCACGGTAGGTGTAGGCATGGTAGTAGTTGCGGTCGTCGGTGAAGACATAGCCCTTGGTATCGGAGTACCGGGCGATATCCATCCAGAAGCGCGCCATCCGCTCCCCGTAGCGGGGCGATGCCAGGAGTCGGTCTACTGCCTGCCCCCAAGCATCGGGTGCCTTATCGGCCACGAAAGTGGCGATCTCATCGGCGCTGGGCGGCAGGCCCGTGAGCTCGTAGCTCGCCCGGCGCAAGAGGGTTCGTCGGTCGGCGTAGGCAGTGGGTTTCTGCTTCGCCCCTTCCAGCCGCGCAAGGACGAAGTTATCGATGCTGTTTCGCGGCCAGGCCTTAAGTACGACTGCCGGTGGCGTAGGCTTCTTGAGTGGCTCCAGCGACCAGAGCTTTCCGCCTACCATTCCCTTGAGCTCCGGCCAGGGTGCGCCGGCCTTGGCCCAGCCCTCGATCGCCGAGATCTTCTCCGGTGCGAGCACCGCGTTGCCCTGCGGCATGCGCGGCTTCCCCCCCTCGCCCTTGACACGTTTGACGATCTCCGCGGCCATAGCGGGCGTGACGGGAGCATCGAGCCGCAGGCCGCCGAGCGCGTTGTCCTTGCTATGACAACCGAGGCACGACGCCACAAAAGTCGGGCGGACCTGGGTCTCAAAGAGCTGGACGACCTCAGGGCTGGCGGGGGCGGGTTTGGCCTTGTCCTGGGAGAGTGCGGGCAGGAGCGCGGTCGCAGCCAGCCCCAGTGCGGCAAGAATTCCGGCAAGTCGTTGCATGCCAGGATTATACCGTTTTGTCCC from Armatimonas rosea includes the following:
- a CDS encoding rhomboid family intramembrane serine protease, which encodes MYNQQSRPQLPRLSSRDTPLTIILIGASALTFLLDFFLRGDWLIRGLALTAESLHFPWTVVTWPLLGTGLLGTIFTGLWVWTLGGSMERAWGTERLLKFFLATTLVTSLTVLPVLLLLGTRGAVFAGLSIGFSPVALAWCWINRRETILFNFIFPIPALWIAALTAAFVFFGTASALGNPFAGFAGLSGCAAAWWWVRGGQEWAEKRFGKHKNTPNLRFADLDKDIRGARPTNNPFKKAREERERQERDKKIAEMFRNSGYKDEQE
- a CDS encoding phosphatase PAP2 family protein, with protein sequence MSLARRLAAAAGATAAAFLGRKAARKLLPLVEVAITPVALGAAVSAGAVALFFNIADDIRGQDGVWRFDHDGLNLAESLRTPERTALMRTVSDLARPDIMSALGAASMIIAWRSKKWRNEAVLMAVVLSGGGAIIGTIKYRVGRQRPNLVEALAVEETFSFPSGHSFIALCFYGTLAYWWMKGKPLKQRLWIATLATKFIALIGASRVYLGVHYPSDVLAGYAAAVPWLTACLTAYEKYERQVALLESRD
- a CDS encoding RbsD/FucU family protein; translated protein: MLSTRLLHPEILRALAMAGHRAKVLITDGNYPHSTKSNPAATRVFLNLAPGTVKVTEVLAALTSVIPIESAEVMQSEDGTEPPIWSGFCALLPELALTERPLPAFYTAALAPDVALLIATGEQQPYANLLLTIGVLWPEDSAHDKAAIVK
- a CDS encoding ferritin-like domain-containing protein, translated to MQDWLDYFQARRATRPHFSFTPPALSRMTEQALVHSLRRFELGESGDGNRLKAHAAALGEPAYEQAIALFIQEEQDHARWLGELLATLNVSPLTWHWSDALFVWLRRRMGLKTELCVLLVAEMIAKRYYAALRAGIPDEECQRLFAQICLDEEGHLAFHTAYLTEAFRPWSAPACLMIWLLWWGFYRAACLAVLLDHRAILKATGVSPARFWSDTGRIFAGISGQIFGGEGVAVCTGTPHLPEPQSI
- a CDS encoding DUF1553 domain-containing protein, with product MQRLAGILAALGLAATALLPALSQDKAKPAPASPEVVQLFETQVRPTFVASCLGCHSKDNALGGLRLDAPVTPAMAAEIVKRVKGEGGKPRMPQGNAVLAPEKISAIEGWAKAGAPWPELKGMVGGKLWSLEPLKKPTPPAVVLKAWPRNSIDNFVLARLEGAKQKPTAYADRRTLLRRASYELTGLPPSADEIATFVADKAPDAWGQAVDRLLASPRYGERMARFWMDIARYSDTKGYVFTDDRNYYHAYTYRDWLIQSFNEDLPYDQFLQYQLAADRLVQGDDRHHLAALGYLTLGRRFINNLHDIIDDRIDVTMRGMQAMTVACARCHDHKFDPIPAKDYYGLYAIFASSDEYEPAISPKAVREPYEQHDGKFQAAKNEREATLRSEVKRLRETVKAGTATPELQKTLQGFRENELPNDAQRTALLPSFDPAKRDRLAELDKTMETLKGSYPPKPEFAHALREGNPRPGVVFKRGNPGSPGDPAPRHFLTCVAGDNQPEFPTGGRLELAKAITDKNNPLTARVIANRIWLLHFGTGIVRTPSDFGRQGEKPTHPELLDWLASSLMEEGWSLKKLHKKILLSATWMQSSDATEAAFLKDPENRLYGRQNRRRLEMEQLRDSLLLAAGTLDMSKVGGKSEELWTGSYTKRRAVYGFIERQNLPGIFKTLDFATPDQSSPQRFKTIVPQQALFLMNSPLAADQARALASAVTGKDETEKVVVLYKRLLGRTPTKAELDLALSYLIAPDKAALKADSQSGGAWRYGWGLVDDAQGRTAAFHEFKAFIDGQWRVGTKLPDPVDGWVFLSREGGHPGDPKHQVIRRWVSPLEGTVNVSGTLNHPGAVGDGVRGRIVHSRNGVLGEWIAQKSQAETKLTAVEVKRGDTLDFVVDCRTNENTDGFAWAPAVTLTGAKRQAWRAERDFGGPPPAPPVPLSKWERYAQALLMTNEFLYID